The DNA segment CGATGGCCGTGGTGGCGTCGGTGATGCTGCCCTGGTCGGGGTAGACCTCGAAGTGGATGTGCGGCCAGCGCCCCGTGTAGCAGGCGGGGAAGACGCTGGTGAAGCGGACCGTGCCGGCGGCGTCGGTGATCTGGACGCCACGCAGGTAGTTCTGGTCGGTGACGCCGTCGGAATACAGCGAGTAGCGGCCCTCTCGGTCGCAGTGCCACACGTACACGGCCACCCCGGCGAAGGGCGTGCCACCGTTCGCGAGGTCGCGGACCGTCAGCGCCAGTGTCATGGGGACGCCTTCGGCCGTGCCGGTCGAGTCGCCGAAGCTGGACCGGATGTCACTGCGGACCACACCGCTCTGCTCGAGGACGTCCGGCCCGTTGGACCCGTCGCCCGGGTAGGGGCCCGCGGTCTCCTCGGGGATCTCCCCTGCAGCCGCGGACGCCGTAGCAGCGGACACCCCCGAGGATCCGACCTGGCCTGGAGTACAGGCGGCTAGGCTTGCCGCCGCGGCACCCACACCGAAGAAGGCCAGCATCCGCCGCCGGCTCACCACCGTGCCCATGTCGAAGCCCAGCCCCTGATCGACGATCTCCTCCTCAGGACGGGCCAGTGCACGCCCCTCGTACGTCGGCATCCGGCTTGGCTGCTGACGGTCCGCCATGTGCGCTCCTCCTTTGAGATCGGCTGGTCTTGTATCACCACCGTGGTGGGACAGCCCTTGTCTACGCTGTGCATCCCCTGTGTCAAAGCTGTGCATGTGAGGGT comes from the Parafrankia discariae genome and includes:
- a CDS encoding intradiol ring-cleavage dioxygenase, translated to MADRQQPSRMPTYEGRALARPEEEIVDQGLGFDMGTVVSRRRMLAFFGVGAAAASLAACTPGQVGSSGVSAATASAAAGEIPEETAGPYPGDGSNGPDVLEQSGVVRSDIRSSFGDSTGTAEGVPMTLALTVRDLANGGTPFAGVAVYVWHCDREGRYSLYSDGVTDQNYLRGVQITDAAGTVRFTSVFPACYTGRWPHIHFEVYPDQGSITDATTAIATSQVALPQDVCTTVYAQQGYEASVSNLAQVSLSSDNVFGDDSGASQLATVTGDVTGGYTVSLPASVDTATTPGGGQAPGGGGGQPPSGGPGGQPPATSS